The Apium graveolens cultivar Ventura chromosome 3, ASM990537v1, whole genome shotgun sequence sequence AGACTGACCTCATCACAACCGTCCGGCGTCTCCTCATGTGCACAGTTTTTAAACCTGCAGGCTGGCTCCGTCAATTACAAGAAAATCTGTCCCGTACAAATCATGCTGACAGCTAAGATCTCAGTGTCTGTTTCATGTATCTAAGAGCAGACCGTAACATTGCTCTCGCTTTCCTGTCTGGGCTGCACCCGGACAATATCATTTCTTCATATACAGCTGGAACCTGAATTTTAAACTAGTTAGCATACCTAAATATAATAGTACTCAGAGAGCACATTCAGACTTAAAAGTTCAACTTAAAGAAGAAACATCCGACACTTTAATTGTGAACTTGAAACGATCTGATACTAATATATTGATTATAACACCGTGTTCAATTTAGTAAGAAGGAAAAAACATTTCTAAGGAATAGGATCCTGGCTCTTAGCTGTCTCAACACAGCAAGTGCCTAACGCATGACACGGTACTAGACACATTCTGAAATATATTGAACTCCAAGTGTATAAATGATCATTATAAAACATTGTACGAAACATTTCAAGGTTTTTGAATAAGAAGCATCTAGTTCGCAGAGGTTAGCTTATGAAGTAGTGAACAGTCAAGGGTGGACAGCTCTTTCTAAAGTATGGTAACCCCTGGTATACATAAGATTTgctaaataaataaaattttgattgATACAGTGAGAAGTGAGATTCATTTGGATGCAGATCTTACAAGAATCAGATGTATAAGGACCACTTGAATAGGCATTTTTTAAGGACAGGAAGTAGGTTTTATCTTTCGTCAGTGCTACTGGCCCAGTGAAAGTAGGGTGATACAATGTGAGAAACTATATAAGTGGCCGAAGTCCTAGTTGTATTATGTCGTGTAGAATAAAACTATAAATACCTATACCTCATTAAATTTTTCCACGCGTATAAGAGCTTTCATCAGTGTGGTGTAGGTGACTACATCAGGTTTCATGCCCTGCAATTAGAAACAGTCACTTAATAAGCTAAAAAAAGGTGGGGTCTTTTTGTGTTTGTGATCTTGTGTGCTTGCTTTTGTGTGTGAGAGAGCTGGGGGGGTTATGGTAGTAGTCGAGCGACTTGCATTTTCCTTCATGTATTGCAAGACGGAAAATGCTTCAGCATCCCTTCTGTCCTCGCCAAAAGCGTTGATCAATGAATTGAGAGCTAGATTACTGGGCTTTAGACCGTCTGATCTCATGACCCTAAATGCATTTACTGCTTGCTCAGATAAACCCTGTAAAGAAATGGAGTCAAAACAGTAGTGTTCATACAGATCTCTCTTGATCGATAATCAAACAATAACTTGCATAAAACAGGAAACACAAACTCATACCCCGGGGAAAACATATAATATgaatctcatagtatttatgcCAGGATATGTCATCAAGATTGTGAAGAGGAATAAATTGATAGTTTATGACTTTATAACATAGTATAGAAATCCATTTGATACAGTTAAATAATTCTATAGAAGTATCAACTAAAGCCTTGAAAAAACACATAACTCGTTGCTTTGTAGCAGAATTAAAGAAGTCCAGATATCAGCATATATCTGGTCAACATTTTTTTCTACGAAAGTCAAAGCTTTGGTTTCAAACATGCCTGAATAAAAGCTACACAGAAGACACCTAGGTTGTATTCAATCCGTACAGGAGTAGGATGCACTAATCTTCTTGGTAGTATTACTTTTTAACATGGTTCATAAGTTAAACTCGGATTATGAGGTAAATAGCCAGTGATTTATAAAGTGATTAAGATATTATGGAGCATTATAAGTAATGATCAGTAGTAGATTGAGTTTTAAGTTACCAACATACCTTTTGTGCATAGGCATTGATCAATGCATTATACATTGTTGGGGATGGTTTAAGGCCTGCAGATTTCATGACCTCTAAGCACTCGATTGCATCATTAAATCTCCCAGACTTCCCATATATATCAATCAGTGTGGTATAAGTAACAACATTTGGCAACAGACCCTGACTTTGCATCTTCCCCAACAAGTTTTTCACACCATCCCATCTCTCCTGCTCCCCGAAAGAATTAATCATTATGTTATATGTTGTGGTACATGGCAAGCACCCAATTTCCTGCATTGCATCAAATAGCTCCTCTGCCTTGCTATGATGCCCGGATTTACAATGGCAGTCAATTAGTGTATTCCATGTAACAGTATCAGGTTCAATCCCTTCCGCCTTCATCCGCTCCAGCGTGGCCATCGCGTGATCAAGACAATTATACTTCCCAAAACTATCAATCATCACATTATAAAACTGCCTATCAGGCTGCACTCCACAATCCTTCATTTCTTTAAGAACTTGAAACGATCTTTGCCACTCCCCTCTATCACGATAGCTAGCTAAAATCCTACTAAACACAAACGAATTTGGCTCCACACCGTTAGCCTCCATTTCCTTCAACACAATTCTCGCACTCTCCCACCTCCCTGCATTCCCATAAGCATCAATCAGCAAACTATAAGTATGCTCATCCGGCAAAACCCCACTACTCTCCATCTCCGAAACAATCCACTCAGCATCCCTCAACGCTCCCGTCTTCACATACCCTTTCAAAAGAGCATTATAAGCCCTAGTCCTCGGCTTCAATCCACCTTCCTTCAACTCCTCAAAAACCGCCTCCGCCTCCTCAGTCCTCCCAGAATTCCCCAACACCGAAATCACATCAACAATAGTCGCCGTCTTAGGACTCAACCCAATCCCCTGAATCGTTCCGAGAAACAACATAGCCCTATTAACATCCCCAGCTCTCGCGAACCCGACAGTTATATCATTCAACAACTGACCATCAAGCTCAATCTTATCCCTCTCAATTTCCTCATACAATTTCAACAGCATTGTCGAATCAATCTTATTACTCCGCGTAAGCGATTGAATTACCAAACTATAATTCACAAAATCAGGCTGGTATCCATCTTTTCTCATTTTCGACATCAAATTTAGGGCTTTTTCGAGATCATCATTTCTCGCACAAGCCCCAATTAAAGCATTATAAGTTAACGGCGTCAAAGTTTGACGCTGCGACAACAAAAACGCTTCGTAAAGCTTCTCAGACCTCCCTAAAGCGTGAATTAAAATCGAGTAAAGCAGTTCATACGAATAGCAAAGATTGTGTTTCTTAAGCCACGTCACCAAAGCGTACGCTTTCGAAATCGACGTTGTTTCGGAAGAGAGAGATTTCAAAAGCGAGTGCCAGAGAGGCGCTGGAACGGCTCGGTACGACTCAGCGAGTTCGAGTTCAATTGGCTCTAACTCGGTAGGAGGTGAGTCGAACTCGGTGGACTCGTGAGTGGAAATGAATTGGAGCAAGGGAGTGAAGTCGTAGCGGCGGGTGGAGAGTGAAGCGACGTCGTTTTGGTCGTAGGATAAGGAGGTTGGGGTGGTGGCGTGAGGTGGAGATGGGAGAGAGGTGTGGTGGCGAGTGAGGGTGAGTGAGGGGAAGTGAGTTGAGTGGGAGCGAGTTGGAATCGGTGGGTAGAGAGGAAGCGAGTTCATCCTTCTTTCTTCTGTTACTTTTGGTTGGAGGGAAACTAATGTTGATGGTTTTATCCGCTACTTGATTTTCTTCTCTCTATTTCAAATCGCCATTTTTCGGTATAATTTGGCTTTATTTAATTTAAGAAATGTAACATAATCTATTATGTATTATAGTAAGCGGAATTGGTTATATTTTGGTTCCAATCACTTATTTTagttattaaaaaaaatgaatagtGTTAAATTTCAGAgggcatatatatatatatatatatatatatatatatatatatatatatataaacgcATGCGTTGTCTGTTCAAAAAAAAGAAACGCAAGTAAACGTGATGTAAAGAACCATTTTCAACGCTGAGATTTTGGGCATTTACCTCCCAGATTGTGAGACTAAGGATCAAAAACCCCACCGTTCACGCATGGATGACAATTTTATCCAACCCGACGAATACCCGACCCGTTCCGATCCGTTTTTATTTAGCCAAACTCGATATTTAATATTTTGATCCGGATCTGAATCTTAAATATGGACCAGAAaaaatttggatttggatttagATTTTAGGTATACTGAACCGGTACCCGACCCGAAACCCAATATTCGTTCCAAACCCGATCCAAACCCGAAACCCGAAAAAAGTCTGAAAGCATTTTTTATCTTACATAATTTTATAACAATAATACATGATTTATATATATCAAATGTTTAAATTTAATGTTTATAACAGGGATGTTAGATAATTGTcgataattaaatttattatatttgACACTGCgaatctatattatattataatagacggAACTTTAAAtatttggtagtcggtcggtcggtacttactaaaattacttaattacccttaattatttattttgtatCTAATTGGTCATCTGCCAATTCTAATTCTTATTGATATTGGAGTCAATTTTCTCTATCAATATAAATTCTATTTCATATCTAACTCtctattattattaattaatattaaagccaacttcttctaccaattttaaattctaattaatttttagttatatattattctaattgatatttcacactaaaataaatttaatcaaactaaatttaattaattgatataATGTGCATCGGGTAAAGAAAAAATAACAAATACTACTGATCCGTcaaaaaattatactattgaatagaataaacaaaataatatatataagttatccaagataattaaaaTACAATTCAACCAATTAAAATAAAAtcacatatattaattatgttAGGGATTCAAGCAATAAAACGCAACggaaaaaataaattttttgaatCTCTACtgcaggatctatgtataatgactgGATAATTTTGGAGAATAGATGTTTACATTAATATAGCTTTTCTTCTGATTTTAATGGACGTGTGgatcttgatgaaccaacacagcagccttcctttcgaagatctgctcaccaaggtatccacacgaacgtccgatcgtccaacgatcactggagtcggtactagccgatttggttgcctctttttctctctctctagcctctctaagatgtaaaGCTGTTAGGGTTTTCTAAAAAACCGTGATGTCACTTctaaccctaaaaatatacatcttaatgtatatataggggagaGAGGATTAGGGTCTAACCCTAATCTTAACGGGCTTCTAAAAtgacccattctgattttgggtttatattattattaaatttgaattctaatatatacacaattaatcaagtctcacttaattaatttaataattaaattcgaattaataataataaaataattaaattcataatttaaataacactccgttttaaacgttctttgtgtgtgaccctttaggttattattacgttggcaataattttcttttctaataataacattataaacaatgagtggcatctaatAATACATCATTGTTCCCCGAGTAATAATAATTTGTGATTCAATTAAACTTTTCGTGAATAATGTAaaatgtaatataatccatttagccttatattatagatcaaactcgaggcatgcattgtgtcatcctctgttaacatttaatccttctttccttgatcaatgagtaaactattaaacaaatcagtatttgagcacgaccatgcattttatagtcttacttaatcaagaggccaataatatcactactttaatataggagggctaaatttcatctagatcattcatatttctcatacgattcataatatacccaatgtctacttttattattactcggtcaaggataactttcaatagtatcaaaatatattaattctcgtataaaaatataatgatttcaggtctaaggaccaatacatcattatcactatgagattaacttataacactttaaacatgtagtatctcacaacaggtcaatccagcaccatgtatctaatacatttGCATGTGTTTTGATTTTAGTATCACAATATCTATTATCAATGAGATGTGAatatcatcagtcaacaaacacattagtctcaatgtatttattatcgtcccttaacaattaTACTTGACTAgagacctttaggaatatcaatactattctcataatctcatttataagtcacgtactcaaagatatagatttacatatcatattccaagaatatttattaatataacattttatcgcagaaaataaagatataataaattactaaagaataatccatagaatcataattaataatctaaatgtctcataacataaatataatagtgttgtctctagggcacacacactaacaaattattcgggctaaaataaaattatcttattgatctggacataaaatattaaaataaaactaaatttaattagttgaatttggtcGTAGTAATGGGCCTcagattaaaataaaataaagtaaacCACTAATACgggataaatcaaattaatattagattaagcataattcgtatcctattgatATGAACCAAAAGTTAACTTTTAATTAAACATAAtcataataataattattattattattaaaacaCACAATTGGGAGGGACGAAGGGAGTATCATTCAATCAGTACTATTATCGTTTTCAAATAGCTCTTATAATTTATCGATTAATTAATAACctttctaaaataatatttttgataaaGTTCCAACATAGTAgaaatattatattttcattCTTAAACAAAACTATAAAATCgctataataatatttttaaaaaactaTGAACATAAACGTGTATCAATATAATTATCACGAAGTCATATCATTTAATAAAGGtagaaataaaaaaattaatgaacaaatataaaaaaattaattcaaaataattttgtttaaaaaattatataatattaaaaaagatTTGTATATCtatgcatcgcacgggtttttaAGCTAGTTATCTATATATAGTTATCTATATTATATATGTAGAGTACTATTTTTTTATTAAACAAACGCACATGCACGAGTGAGTCGAACTCTTAACTTACATTTAATAAAACTAGCTTAAATCATGTGCGATGCACGGGCTCCcgttattatttaaatttttttatttattttttcatattataattttaaaatatttatataaatatataataattttaagttaataataaaaataataggataatatgtggtcgtagtttagtaggataagtagactATGTCCAGTAGGATAAAAATTTAGcagtttagcggatatataatactatttatttattttttaataataggataaatTGTGATTGTAGTTTAGTAGTACTAGCTTaaaactcgtgcgatgcacgAATCGCCCATATTTTTTTAatgttatataattttaaaaaaaatattttgaattcaattctaaatcttgtttatttaaaattttaaatgatatgacttcatgataattatattaatagacgtatatgttcataactttttagaatatttaaacttatttaaagtgatagcattGCATTGGTAGATGAAATATTAttataacaaaattattattttattgaggatAAAAATATAATCTTTCCATTATGTTGGGaccttaaaaaaatattattttagcatggtgattacttaatcgattaactataactcgataaaagatatttgaaaaagataatattaccgattgaacgatatagttttattgataattttatgcgtattttttaaaaataatttttttttgttttaaaatttgattttataGTTCAATCAATAGGATAAGAATTatacttaatttaatattaatttgatttatctcgaataagtggtttacattattttattttagtccgATGCCAATACACCAACCAAAtaaaactaattatttttagtttaattttatttttttaaattctggatcaataagataattttgatTTATACTAAATAATTAGAATATATGATTTtgtttttgttggtcgaattatatttttattttagttttgtgttaatGAGAATCAATTCTATAATGTATTTTTTATCCTGAATAAATTTAATATATTATCTTGTTTATTCAAG is a genomic window containing:
- the LOC141713520 gene encoding uncharacterized protein LOC141713520 — translated: MNSLPLYPPIPTRSHSTHFPSLTLTRHHTSLPSPPHATTPTSLSYDQNDVASLSTRRYDFTPLLQFISTHESTEFDSPPTELEPIELELAESYRAVPAPLWHSLLKSLSSETTSISKAYALVTWLKKHNLCYSYELLYSILIHALGRSEKLYEAFLLSQRQTLTPLTYNALIGACARNDDLEKALNLMSKMRKDGYQPDFVNYSLVIQSLTRSNKIDSTMLLKLYEEIERDKIELDGQLLNDITVGFARAGDVNRAMLFLGTIQGIGLSPKTATIVDVISVLGNSGRTEEAEAVFEELKEGGLKPRTRAYNALLKGYVKTGALRDAEWIVSEMESSGVLPDEHTYSLLIDAYGNAGRWESARIVLKEMEANGVEPNSFVFSRILASYRDRGEWQRSFQVLKEMKDCGVQPDRQFYNVMIDSFGKYNCLDHAMATLERMKAEGIEPDTVTWNTLIDCHCKSGHHSKAEELFDAMQEIGCLPCTTTYNIMINSFGEQERWDGVKNLLGKMQSQGLLPNVVTYTTLIDIYGKSGRFNDAIECLEVMKSAGLKPSPTMYNALINAYAQKGLSEQAVNAFRVMRSDGLKPSNLALNSLINAFGEDRRDAEAFSVLQYMKENGMKPDVVTYTTLMKALIRVEKFNEVPAVYEEMILSGCSPDRKARAMLRSALRYMKQTLRS